A stretch of Coccidioides posadasii str. Silveira chromosome 2, complete sequence DNA encodes these proteins:
- a CDS encoding uncharacterized protein (EggNog:ENOG410PRHJ~COG:S~BUSCO:14961at33183), which produces MATTYSKKTNSDLIEMLKARGLPHTGKKADMVARLVEADKAEAEKASLAPVPATAPAPAPQSAKADAADDVIDWDDDTTPIEPVSAQPTTSAATAATAANGDDAETTAAGGKGAATSAIAVPNQKVDIDPSTTHDLTVTKPEEKKADQKEVAAETETDKGGAQETAAGEQDEAEKKAAENYSMGLATTNLDAELEKRRKRAEKFGIADDSSTKEAQKAMERAKRFGTANDASSGVKGLDEALPERSRKRGRGDDGDGYHRGGKRRNFSGRGRGRGGFDGRRRQNGGSNTGKASTLSEQDRVAMERRKARFG; this is translated from the coding sequence ATGGCCACCACATACAGCAAAAAGACAAACTCCGATCTCATCGAGATGCTCAAGGCGCGAGGACTCCCTCACACCGgaaagaaagctgacatgGTCGCGCGACTCGTCGAAGCAGATAAAGCTGAAGCAGAGAAGGCCAGTCTTGCCCCCGTCCCTGCTACAGCACCCGCGCCTGCACCACAGTCAGCCAAAGCCGATGCCGCCGACGATGTTATCGATTGGGATGACGACACGACTCCGATAGAGCCAGTGTCAGCGCAACCTACGACTTCAGCCGCGACCGCTGCCACGGCTGCTAATGGGGACGACGCTGAGACAACTGCGGCAGGCGGAAAGGGTGCGGCTACGAGCGCGATCGCAGTGCCGAATCAGAAAGTTGATATTGATCCGTCGACAACGCATGACCTGACCGTCACGAAAccggaggaaaagaaagctgaTCAGAAGGAAGTTGCTGCGGAAACCGAGACTGATAAGGGAGGTGCCCAGGAAACAGCTGCGGGAGAACAGGACGAAGCTGAAAAGAAGGCCGCAGAGAATTATAGCATGGGTCTTGCTACTACAAACCTCGATGCAGAGCTTGAGAAGCGTAGAAAAAGAGCCGAGAAGTTTGGCATTGCTGATGACTCGAGCACCAAAGAGGCTCAGAAGGCCATGGAGAGAGCGAAGAGGTTTGGGACCGCGAATGATGCATCGTCGGGTGTTAAAGgactggatgaagcactGCCAGAGCGCTCAAGAAAGAGAGGCCGTGGCGATGATGGCGATGGCTATCACCGCGGCGGAAAGCGCAGGAACTTTTCAGGACGCGGAAGAGGACGTGGTGGGTTCGATGGTCGGCGCCGTCAGAATGGTGGTTCGAACACTGGCAAAGCGAGTACTTTGAGCGAACAAGATCGTGTTGCGATGGAGAGGAGAAAGGCTCGTTTCGGATAA
- the POB3 gene encoding FACT complex subunit (BUSCO:210986at4751~EggNog:ENOG410PHIH~COG:B,K,L~BUSCO:4164at33183) translates to MESFENIYLDLSKQPGKCKLAESGLGWKPSGGGDTFTLDKSNIGAAQWSRAAKGYELKILPRAGGVIQLDGFDQEDFERTSKAFKLWYGINLENREHALRGWNWGKADFGKAELSFNVQNRPAFEIPYSEITNTNLAGRNEVAVEFSLSTDNGSHGVNGQPERTKNYGKKAGAGKDELVEMRFYIPGTAVKDHQADGDDKSVDGEEPEELNAANLFYETLMEKAEIGEVAGDTFATFPDVLHLTPRGRFDIDMYENSLRLRGKTYDYKIQYQSIKKFFLLPKNDDTHTLITIGLDPPLRQGQTRYPFLVMQLKLDDEYNLDLNMTDELLQTRYKDKLQAHYEEPIHQVITKVFRGLSGKKVIMPSKDFTSHHNHRGIKCSIKANEGLLFCLDKSFMFVPKPATYVQIENISVITMSRVGGAVSASRTFDITMTLKGGGEHQFSNINREEQQPLELFFKAKNIRFKNEMAEDTSALIAAALDNDELMGSSDEEVDGGHRGSADEDEESVDEDFQAESESDVAEEYDSAHESSGSGSGSDSDADMDDAEDEGLDEDLDEQEEERPKKKSKIDK, encoded by the exons AT GGAGAGCTTTGAAAATATCTACCTAGACCTTTCCAAGCAACCAGGCAAATGCAAACTTGCTGAAAGTGGCCTGGGTTGGAAACCCTCCGGTGGAGGAGATACATTCACGCTCGACAAGAGCAATATCGGGGCCGCTCAATGGAGCCGTGCGGCAAAGGGGTACGAACTGAAGATCTTACCTCGCGCCGGTGGAGTCATTCAACTGGATGGTTTTGATCAAGAA GACTTCGAACGGACGAGCAAGGCATTTAAGCTCTGGTACGGCATCAACCTCGAGAACCGGGAGCACGCCCTCAGAGGATGGAATTGGGGCAAAGCAGACTTCGGAAAGGCGGAATTGTCTTTCAATGTTCAAAACAGACCCGCATTCGAAATTCCCTATTCAGAGATCACAAACACGAATTTAGCGGGAAGAAATGAAGTGGCGGTGGAGTTTTCACTTTCAACTGATAACGGTAGTCACGGAGTCAACGGACAGCCCGAACGTACTAAGAATTATGGTAAAAAGGCCGGTGCTGGCAAGGATGAACTCGTTGAAATGAGATTCTATATCCCTGGTACTGCTGTGAAGGACCACCAGGCGGACGGAGATGACAAGAGCGTGGATGGAGAAGAACCCGAGGAACTGAATGCCGCAAACCTTTTTTACGAAACGTTAATGGAAAAGGCAGAGATTGGCGAAGTTGCCGGAGATACATTTGCCACATTTCCAGACGTGCTACATCTTACTCCTAG AGGACGATTCGATATCGACATGTATGAAAACTCGCTTCGGCTTCGCGGCAAGACGTACGATTATAAAATTCAGTACCAGTCAATTAAGAAATTTTTCTTATTGCCCAAGAATGATGACACACACACGTTGATCACTATAGGATTAGACCCGCCCTTACGACAGGGACAAACCCGATATCCGTTCCTTGTGATGCAACTGAAGTTGGACGATGAATACAATCTCGACTTAAACATGACTGA TGAACTACTCCAAACTCGGTACAAGGATAAACTCCAGGCTCACTACGAGGAACCAATTCATCAGGTTATAACAAAGGTTTTCCGTGGCCTCTCCGGAAAGAAAGTGATCATGCCATCCAAAGATTTTACCAG TCATCATAATCACCGAGGAATCAAGTGCTCCATCAAGGCCAACGAAGGGTTGCTGTTCTGCCTTGACAAGAGTTTTATGTTCGTTCCAAAGCCAGCAACATACGTCCAAATCGAAAACATATCCGTTATCACTATGTCTCGTGTTGGCGGCGCTGTCTCAGCTAGTCGAACGTTCGATATAACCATGACCCTCAAAGGTGGAGGCGAGCATCAATTCAGCAATATCAACCG AGAGGAGCAACAGCCATTGGAGTTATTCTTTAAAGCCAAAAACATTCGATTTAAAAATGAGATGGCCGAAGAT ACATCCGCGCTCATTGCCGCAGCTCTCGACAACGATGAACTTATGGGTTCCAGCGACGAGGAAGTCGATGGAGGGCACCGCGGATCAGCagatgaagacgaagaatCTGTCGACGAAGACTTCCAAGCCGAATCAGAATCCGACGTCGCtgaagaatatgattccGCTCACGAGAGTAGTGGTAGCGGCAGTGGGAGCGACAGCGACGCCGACATGGACGATGCCGAAGATGAGGGTCTCGATGAAGACCTCGATGAGCAAGAAGAAGAGCggccaaaaaagaagagcaaGATTGACAAGTGA
- a CDS encoding uncharacterized protein (SECRETED:SignalP(1-31)~EggNog:ENOG410PHY5~COG:S~TransMembrane:1 (n14-26c31/32o1159-1182i)~BUSCO:619at33183), giving the protein MRISSLFPAGDASLLGLSHLLSLLSLPLARATLFTEVPPPPLDLGPLGRIALTGNFDAISLYIYQQQRDEVLAVYNGSQSQSLIAPLPNGGLAPISSADADILALCPLESRDGSLEKLVVGGNFTSLGGIESQGLALFDPSSGTVSAISGLSGRVLALLCDSGKVYVGGDFERSNSSNAISWSRDSGFSNLPFGGFNGPVTSIVKGSDDHIIFGGSFDGLGNATTPSMKDQQMVNLETAEISAGGSTIRPGFGDPRNVVCRATKQDGEGTTWLLSDQQPGYWQSQMRFGFQPTKLRLWNTHFEGRGTKMFRFIALPDTGILNMTYTDPETGDQVACDARCPLSDDPAEEFRDFHFVNTVGMNGFRLEISEFYGQGGGLNGVELFQNDIYSYALTDFNEPTCANIPFGSTATKTGSWTVSPSVDSSADYLSAQVDPSTASSTSVTFFPDIKQSGNYSVTIFTPGCIQDGTCATRGVVNVTGVFSRRDESPVQTFIHQTNNFDKYDQIHFGRVDAGSSDFRPKVTLSARTGQGSINIVASRVRFQLISSTGGLNGLFDYNPDENEFNTNFSMSAINTAGNDLERGADVNALVYKDNTLLVGGNFSNSTIHNILSITDGRVASLSGDGLNAAISSLVSHDDLVYVGGNFTDLAGGENGKLKHVAAYSISDDTWIPLGSGVNGYVKSLVRFPVNISSTKIESAIAVSGDFSQIEESDGRKAIPARGFAVWVPSEKKWLQELDVSQMAYAGQLTISIMSGNDTILAGTLASGGISSHGAVALREDSGLALQPLPVKIQQTSDSRSRQKRALLENNGSQVVTTGLFDKASGRNLTVLVGHFSATASDGSTIQNVLLIDGSDDEEVTGLGSGLNSNSTFLSAAIHRDSLFLGGKVMGRVSSTDVVGLVVYDLSKREFLANQPGVLEGEDVIVNSIAPRPDSNEIYVGGEFDSAGSLPCPGVCAFQADASQWVRPGSGLQGAVSVLKWVSKEKLIAAGNMTVGGNQTTLASYDAKTQIWSSIDGKSSNLITGPITALGLARQDGSRFWVAGKSGGGSPFLAFFDGSEFHSAGSLFGEQTTIKGLQVLALREDHSDSRLIENNLALLLTGQLQLPRFGIVSGAIYNGSTAEPFILSSTADGKPGSISGLFTENEIELSGGRKPHSRGIVVLVSFCIALGCIFLIVLIGIILGRIRRYRQGYVRAPQGMDRKPDLRRLPPEYLLDSLRQRAPGVPTI; this is encoded by the exons ATGAGGATCTCCTCACTGTTTCCCGCCGGCGATGCTTCACTCCTAGGGCTATCTCACCTactctctctcctctccctcccGCTGGCTAGAGCAACCCTCTTTACTGAAGTACCTCCTCCACCGCTCGACCTTGGTCCACTAGGCCGCATTGCCCTGACGGGAAATTTCGATGCAATCTCGCTATACATATACCAACAACAGCGAGACGAAGTCCTTGCCGTCTACAATGGCTCCCAGTCCCAGTCGTTGATCGCCCCCCTGCCCAATGGCGGCCTTGCTCCCATCTCTTCTGCCGATGCGGACATACTAGCCCTGTGCCCGCTAGAATCGAGAGACGGTTCGCTGGAAAAACTTGTCGTTGGAGGAAATTTTACTAGTCTGGGAGGTATAGAGTCGCAGGGGCTCGCACTGTTTGATCCCAGTTCGGGAACAGTGTCTGCTATTTCAGGGCTGTCGGGTCGGGTTCTCGCTTTACTTTGTGATTCCGGCAAGGTTTACGTGGGCGGCGACTTTGAGAGGTCAAACTCGTCAAATGCCATATCCTGGTCTCGAGATTCTGGGTTTTCCAACCTCCCTTTCGGCGGCTTCAATGGGCCGGTCACTTCAATCGTTAAAGGCTCCGACGATCATATCATATTTGGAGGATCTTTCGATGGCCTAGGGAATGCAACAACTCCTTCCATGAAAGACCAACAAATGGTGAACCTCGAAACAGCCGAGATATCCGCCGGTGGGAGTACGATAAGGCCGGGGTTTGGCGATCCGCGAAATGTGGTTTGCAGGGCTACGAAACAGGACGGCGAAGGCACCACTTGGCTTCTCTCTGATCAGCAGCCCGGGTACTGGCAGTCACAAATGAGATTCGGGTTCCAACCCACGAAATTGAGGCTCTGGAACACGCACTTTGAAGGACGGGGGACCAAGATGTTCCGGTTTATTGCATTGCCCGACACTGGAATCCTAAACATGACTTATACTGACCCCGAAACTGGAGACCAAGTGGCATGTGACGCTAGATGTCCGCTTTCCGACGATCCTGCTGAGGAATTTCGTGATTTCCATTTTGTTAACACTGTTGGTATGAATGGCTTCCGGTTGGAAATCTCGGAGTTCTATGGTCAAGGTGGAGGGCTGAATGGTGTGGAACTGTTCCAAAATG ACATCTACTCTTATGCGCTCACCGATTTTAACGAACCAACTTGTGCCAATATCCCTTTTGGTTCTACAGCTACCAAGACAGGAAGCTGGACAGTTAGTCCCTCAGTTGATAGTTCGGCAGATTATCTAAGTGCGCAGGTCGATCCCTCAACAGCTTCATCTACGTCTGTGACCTTTTTCCCGGACATCAAACAGTCTGGCAACTATTCTGTTACAATATTCACTCCAGGCTGCATCCAAGATGGAACCTGCGCAACAAGAGGTGTCGTCAATGTGACTGGAGTTTTTTCTAGACGGGATGAAAGCCCGGTTCAGACTTTCATACATCAAACCAATAACTTTGACAAGTATGATCAGATACACTTTGGACGCGTTGATGCCGGCAGTAGCGACTTTCGACCAAAAGTGACACTCTCTGCGCGGACCGGGCAAGGTAGTATTAACATAGTTGCGTCTCGAGTTCGATTCCAGTTGATTTCCTCTACCGGCGGCCTTAATGGTCTGTTCGATTACAATCCAGACGAAAATGAATTCAATACAAACTTCTCCATGTCTGCTATTAATACGGCAGGGAATGACCTGGAGCGTGGAGCTGACGTCAATGCTCTAGTGTACAAAGACAATACGTTACTTGTGGGCGGGAACTTTTCAAATTCAACTATTCACAACATCCTATCTATCACAGATGGTCGCGTGGCTAGTTTATCTGGTGATGGGTTGAACGCAGCAATCTCGTCCTTAGTCTCACATGATGATCTCGTGTATGTGGGCGGCAATTTCACGGACTTGGCCGGAGGTGAAAACGGAAAGCTAAAACACGTTGCTGCATACTCGATTTCCGATGATACCTGGATACCATTGGGATCGGGCGTGAATGGCTACGTTAAATCGCTTGTGCGGTTCCCGGTTAACATTTCCTCCACCAAAATCGAGTCAGCGATTGCTGTAAGCGGGGACTTCTCTCAAATTGAGGAATCGGATGGACGCAAAGCTATTCCAGCCAGGGGATTTGCTGTGTGGGTTCCGTCGGAGAAGAAGTGGCTACAGGAGCTTGATGTCAGTCAGATGGCGTATGCCGGACAGCTTACAATCTCCATCATGTCAGGAAACGATACGATATTGGCAGGCACACTTGCATCAGGTGGAATTTCGTCTCATGGCGCCGTTGCCCTAAGAGAGGATAGCGGTCTCGCTCTGCAACCTCTACCAGTCAAGATTCAACAGACATCCGACTCAAGATCGCGACAGAAAAGGGCTCTGCTTGAAAACAATGGCTCTCAGGTTGTAACAACGGGTCTTTTTGATAAAGCGTCAGGACGCAACCTTACGGTCTTAGTCGGTCATTTTAGCGCGACAGCGTCAGACGGCTCCACCATTCAGAATGTTCTTTTGATCGACGGCtctgatgatgaagaggTGACCGGTCTCGGCTCAGGACTAAACTCTAATTCGACCTTTCTCTCTGCTGCAATCCATCGAGACTCCCTCTTCCTTGGAGGCAAGGTGATGGGTCGGGTTAGTTCAACTGACGTCGTAGGACTCGTTGTCTATGACCTCTCCAAGAGAGAATTTCTCGCGAATCAACCCGGTGTCCTGGAAGGGGAAGACGTGATTGTGAATTCTATTGCTCCACGTCCTGACTCTAACGAGATTTACGTCGGCGGTGAATTCGATTCTGCTGGTTCCTTGCCATGCCCCGGCGTGTGTGCTTTCCAAGCGGATGCCTCTCAATGGGTCAGACCCGGATCTGGCCTTCAAGGAGCTGTGTCTGTCCTAAAATGGGTGTCAAAGGAGAAGCTTATCGCTGCTGGCAATATGACCGTCGGTGGTAATCAAACTACGCTTGCTAGCTATGATGCGAAAACGCAGATTTGGTCCTCAATTGATGGAAAATCCTCTAATCTAATCACCGGCCCTATTACAGCCCTTGGACTTGCCAGGCAGGATGGCTCTCGATTTTGGGTTGCAGGAAAATCTGGAGGTGGTTCTCCATTCCTAGCTTTCTTTGATGGAAGCGAATTTCATTCTGCTGGTTCGCTTTTCGGCGAACAGACAACCATCAAAGGTTTGCAAGTACTCGCGCTTCGCGAAGATCACAGCGATTCTCGACTCATCGAAAATAATCTCGCTCTGCTTTTGACGGGCCAGCTCCAATTGCCAAGATTTGGAATTGTTTCTGGAGCGATCTATAATGGATCGACCGCGGAGCCTTTTATACTTTCTAGCACAGCAGATGGAAAGCCGGGCAGTATTAGTGGGCTGTTTACCGAAAATGAGATCGAGCTTAGCGGTGGTC GCAAACCACATTCCAGGGGAATCGTCGTGCTTGTATCTTTCTGTATTGCCCTGGGTTGTATATTCTTGATCGTACTCATTGGCATCATTCTTGGTCGCATACGGCGTTACCGACAGGGATATGTTCGTGCTCCACAAGGCATGGATCGGAAGCCGGATCTTCGACGTTTGCCGCCGGAGTATCTCTTGGATTCCCTTCGTCAACGTGCACCTGGTGTTCCGACAATCTGA
- a CDS encoding uncharacterized protein (EggNog:ENOG410PHYQ~BUSCO:3108at33183) — protein sequence MRSRTGCLTCRARKLKCDEQKPQCSQCRKASRECRPSEGIVFRHQQNASMNKDDRGRLKGFYSYKNTFDENSVWLEIPKQVTFIDVTDPYADELEASLAGPESAPTNRPSNLWGNNGLQHLRSADTQTHGLEALSAAATGDTYTLQQPPATTGQISVSSTVHNNIPFAQTEAHHTLGSMPSPNQIRSSMTDPASPSISIASNNNINFLLNPSTSISPPIDPSLHAPSDRRESPFHQRVIGSQTRPVETDHEIAFLLRHFSESPGQWMDLFDLGSYFASHVPIKAVSNPLLKYAACAYAAKQLGRVKGAKGNVGGVCSRQASMEIWPDADRVDWYFHGAKYYEKAIQLLMEALQHDGQGLPISTAEGLGQWQAAELCSADEQSHPYKRRRRFSNSRMSSANSDEVLAATAILSVYEFLDATGPAWDRHLSGVKSLLDIAEVGMMPLEQCVSPGETPRPPLRKASFSKARRATFWNFARQDYLSAFINKCKCRLDTDDLTLWTEAGLLLNDMGYVQPSNTSVCYQEGEDVMMEDMISNALVWLSSKIVNYLATDDSNARRTETALMARWQQLRTEVDVWYRGLSDAFKPCARVYHPPSSLKANEEPHPFQEIWYSIPMCASAMQHYHMARILLLVNKPPEPTAFRGTVAGQENPHRSVEAEIRFHCLEICGISLSRPDASARINSVQPLFLSGIHLTDDRERMTVLRLLREIESDLGWATEYRAEQLLKQWGWNHNGAT from the exons ATGCGCTCGAGAACTGGCTG TCTAACATGTCGTGCGCGCAAGCTGAAATGCGATGAACAAAAGCCCCAGTGTTCCCAGTGCCGGAAGGCCTCGAGGGAATGTCGGCCCAGCGAGGGCATCGTGTTCCGACACCAGCAAAATGCGTCGATGAATAAAGATGACAGGGGAAGGCTGAAGGGTTTTTATTCGTACAAGAATACATTTGATGAGAATAGTGTGTGGTTGGAGATACCGAAGCAAG TGACTTTTATTGACGTTACCGATCCTTATGCCGATGAATTGGAGGCTTCTCTTGCGGGGCCCGAGAGCGCACCTACAAATCGACCATCGAATCTTTGGGGTAACAATGGACTGCAGCATCTTCGCTCAGCAGATACTCAGACTCATGGTCTTGAGGCCCTTTCCGCGGCCGCCACGGGAGACACATACACTTTGCAACAACCGCCAGCGACTACGGGACAAATATCCGTCAGCTCCACTGTACATAACAATATTCCCTTCGCTCAGACGGAGGCTCACCATACGCTGGGATCCATGCCATCTCCGAATCAAATACGGTCATCCATGACAGATCCTGCTTCCCCTTCAATATCAATCGCATCGAATAATAACATAAATTTCCTTCTTAATCCGTCTACATCAATTTCTCCACCAATCGATCCAAGCCTTCACGCACCCAGCGATCGCAGAGAGTCCCCTTTTCACCAGAGGGTCATTGGTTCCCAGACAAGGCCCGTCGAAACTGACCATGAGATTGCATTCTTACTCCGGCATTTCTCAGAATCTCCCGGACAGTG GATGGACCTTTTCGATCTAGGCTCTTATTTTGCATCGCACGTACCCATTAAGGCCGTTTCGAATCCTCTTCTGAAGTACGCCGCCTGCGCCTATGCCGCAAAACAACTTGGTAGAGTCAAGGGAGCCAAGGGCAACGTTGGTGGTGTCTGCAGCAGACAAGCAAGCATGGAAATATGGCCAGATGCAGACAGGGTTGACTGGTATTTCCATGGAGCTAAATATTACGAAAAAGCTATCCAACTACTCATGGAAGCGTTACAACATGACGGGCAAGGTCTTCCGATTAGCACTGCGGAAGGCTTAGGACAGTGGCAAGCAGCGGAACTGTGCAGTGCAGATGAACAGAGTCATCCTTATAAGCGACGGCGGAGGTTTTCAAACAGCCGAATGTCGAGCGCGAATTCTGATGAAGTTCTAGCTGCTACAGCTATCTTGTCCGTGTACGAATTTTTGGACGCAACAGGGCCGGCATGGGATCGGCATTTGAGTGGAGTAAAATCACTATTAGATATTGCAGAAGTTGGGATGATGCCACTTGAACAATGTGTATCCCCTGGAGAAACGCCTCGACCTCCCTTACGGAAAGCCAGCTTTTCCAAGGCTAGGAGGGCAACGTTTTGGAATTTTGCCAGGCAAGACTATCTATCAGCTT TTATTAACAAGTGTAAATGCCGATTGGACACAGATGATCTGACTTTATGGACAGAGGCAGGGCTCCTGTTAAATGACATGGGATATGTTCAACCGAGTAATACATCCGTTTGCTACCAGGAGGGAGAGGATGTCATGATGGAAGACATGATCTCAAATGCCCTAGTCTGGTTGTCTTCAAAAATTGTTAATTATCTAGCAACCGACGATAGCAATGCGCGGCGAACAGAGACTGCTTTAATGGCCCGGTGGCAACAGCTACGAACTGAGGTCGATGTATGGTATCGAGGATTGTCAGATGCATTCAAACCGTGTGCGCGGGTTTACCACCCGCCCTCATCGTTGAAAGCGAACGAAGAACCGCACCCCTTCCAAGAAATTTGGTATAGCATTCCCATGTGTGCGTCAGCAATGCAGCATTACCACATGGCTCGAATCCTGCTACTTGTGAACAAACCACCTGAACCAACCGCCTTCAGAGGTACAGTAGCCGGCCAAGAAAATCCCCATCGGTCGGTGGAAGCCGAGATCCGCTTCCATTGTCTTGAGATATGTGGGATATCTTTGTCTAGGCCAGACGCTTCTGCACGGATAAACTCTGTCCAGCCGCTATTCCTCAGCGGTATACACCTTACTGACGATCGAGAAAGGATGACTGTTTTACGATTACTTCGAGAAATCGAAAGTGACCTTGGCTGGGCGACTGAATACCGTGCGGAACAGCTGCTGAAGCAATGGGGGTGGAATCACAACGGTGCTACATGA